In Lates calcarifer isolate ASB-BC8 unplaced genomic scaffold, TLL_Latcal_v3 _unitig_5321_quiver_747, whole genome shotgun sequence, a single genomic region encodes these proteins:
- the wu:fj16a03 gene encoding uncharacterized protein wu:fj16a03, whose amino-acid sequence MKVYLLLLLLLPLCSADFYIECYGEDFLFVRNLLLQCNSKVKQACYTRDSGEKGCINLDECVRKGWTCCYSDRCNRMTNHSPADTDIIKPHDVK is encoded by the exons atgaaggtttacctgctgctgctactgctgctgccactCTGTTCAG ctgactTTTACATCGAGTGTTACGGTGAGGACTTCTTGTTTGTCAGAAACTTACTGCTGCAGTGCAATAGTAAAGTCAAACAGGCCTGCTACACCAGAG ATTCTGGAGAAAAAGGCTGCATTAATCTGGATGAATGTGTTCGAAAAGGCTGGACCTGCTGCTACAGTGACCGCTGCAATCGCATGACCAATCACAGCCCAGCAGACACTGACATCATCAAACCACATGATGTGAAATAA